In a genomic window of Cyanobacteria bacterium FACHB-DQ100:
- a CDS encoding sugar ABC transporter permease yields MKDIIRERERRAGWFLTIPALVILALVFAYPILRAFWQSLFAINLGTQLNPQFAGLSNFGRMAQDGRFWRTMLNSTVFTFASVFLELILGMGIALVLNQKFRGRGTVRTIAILPWALPTALIALGWTWIFNDQYGIVNDILLRLGLVKTGVNWLGDPTLAMIAVILADVWKTTPFISILLLAGLQSISNDLYEAQAIDGASPWQSFRQITLPLLMPQVVIALLFRLAQSFGIFDLISVMTGGGPGGATETVSLYIYSTVMRYLDFGYGAALVVVTFLLLVLAVAIASYFLTRSRAKAAGEI; encoded by the coding sequence ATGAAAGACATCATTCGAGAACGAGAACGCCGCGCAGGGTGGTTCCTCACAATTCCCGCATTGGTCATCCTGGCGCTGGTGTTTGCTTACCCAATTTTGAGAGCGTTCTGGCAAAGTTTGTTCGCAATTAACTTGGGAACTCAACTTAATCCACAGTTCGCAGGACTTTCTAACTTTGGTCGAATGGCGCAAGATGGGCGGTTTTGGCGCACGATGCTGAATTCAACCGTCTTTACGTTTGCCTCTGTATTCCTCGAATTGATTTTGGGGATGGGGATTGCCTTGGTGCTGAACCAGAAGTTTCGGGGACGGGGGACAGTTAGAACGATCGCGATTCTCCCTTGGGCATTGCCGACTGCGCTGATTGCACTGGGCTGGACTTGGATTTTTAACGACCAGTACGGCATTGTGAATGATATTCTGCTGCGCTTGGGACTTGTGAAAACGGGTGTGAACTGGCTCGGCGATCCAACCTTAGCCATGATTGCCGTGATTCTGGCAGATGTGTGGAAAACGACTCCGTTTATCAGCATCTTATTATTAGCTGGATTACAGTCGATTTCAAATGATTTGTACGAAGCGCAAGCGATCGACGGAGCCAGCCCCTGGCAAAGCTTCCGGCAGATCACTCTGCCGCTATTGATGCCGCAAGTTGTAATCGCGTTGTTATTCCGACTTGCACAATCGTTTGGCATCTTCGACTTGATCAGCGTGATGACTGGTGGTGGCCCAGGAGGTGCAACCGAAACTGTGTCGCTTTACATTTACTCAACTGTAATGCGGTATTTGGATTTCGGTTACGGTGCAGCGCTGGTGGTTGTGACGTTCTTACTGTTGGTGTTAGCCGTCGCGATCGCGTCGTACTTCCTCACTCGATCTAGAGCCAAAGCCGCAGGAGAAATCTAA
- a CDS encoding ABC transporter ATP-binding protein, whose amino-acid sequence MTKNLQLIDLRKAYTPKVVPVKNISLEVNQGEFLTLLGPSGCGKSTILRLIAGLEQPTSGRVMINGHDVSRLSPGDRNIAMVFQSYALYPHMSVYENIASGLKLRKTPHAEVKERIREVADFLGLHELMDRKPGQLSGGQRQRVAVARTLVRRPDLFLLDEPLSNLDALLREHVRAELKQLFGSQNAPIVYVTHDQTEAMTLSTKVAVLNNGYLQQFDRPDVIYSHPANEFVAGFIGSPQMNFLRVPCDNGSALVGNTRIPTPRGYAAREVVLGIRPEHVHLAQGQNEPVLNGEVFLTENLGMHDLVSCHLQSASGEPMKVRAILPVHSGFSNGSTVRLAFPVEHIHWFDATTGDRVSSSESRVAA is encoded by the coding sequence ATGACTAAAAATCTACAACTCATTGATTTGAGAAAGGCTTACACTCCCAAGGTTGTTCCGGTCAAAAACATCAGTTTAGAAGTGAATCAAGGTGAATTTCTCACGCTGTTAGGCCCATCAGGCTGCGGGAAATCTACAATTTTGCGGCTGATTGCAGGACTCGAACAGCCCACCAGCGGACGAGTGATGATCAATGGTCACGATGTCAGCCGCTTGAGTCCGGGCGATCGCAACATTGCAATGGTGTTTCAAAGCTATGCGCTGTATCCCCATATGTCGGTTTACGAGAACATTGCATCTGGGCTAAAACTGCGAAAAACGCCCCACGCTGAAGTCAAAGAGCGCATTCGGGAAGTTGCAGATTTTCTAGGCTTGCATGAATTAATGGATCGTAAACCCGGACAGTTATCTGGAGGTCAACGGCAACGGGTAGCAGTGGCGCGAACCTTAGTTCGTCGTCCTGATTTGTTCTTGCTGGATGAACCCCTCAGTAACTTAGATGCACTGTTGCGGGAACATGTCCGGGCAGAACTGAAACAACTCTTCGGATCGCAAAATGCGCCGATCGTTTATGTGACGCACGACCAAACCGAAGCGATGACGCTTTCGACTAAAGTTGCCGTGCTGAACAATGGCTATCTGCAACAGTTCGATCGACCCGATGTAATTTACAGTCATCCTGCCAACGAATTTGTGGCAGGCTTTATTGGTAGTCCGCAAATGAACTTCTTGCGAGTTCCTTGCGACAATGGCAGCGCACTCGTTGGCAATACTCGGATTCCTACACCCCGTGGATATGCAGCGCGAGAAGTGGTGCTGGGCATTCGTCCGGAGCATGTACACCTGGCTCAAGGTCAAAATGAACCCGTTCTTAACGGCGAAGTCTTTCTGACTGAGAACCTAGGAATGCACGACTTAGTGAGTTGCCACCTTCAGAGTGCGTCTGGTGAACCAATGAAGGTTCGGGCAATTCTGCCGGTGCATTCTGGGTTCAGCAATGGTAGCACTGTGCGATTGGCGTTCCCAGTTGAGCATATTCACTGGTTTGATGCCACCACAGGCGATCGTGTTTCTAGTAGCGAATCACGAGTCGCGGCATAG
- a CDS encoding PAS domain-containing protein: MRINDRDYLVSSQDDRSYQLLLEAIPDIMLRLNRAGVCLDFHVPQSVAFRLFSAGVDWRGKFLWEILPPHLAAQRMVYVERAIVTNEVQVYEQELEVDGQWQYEEVRVTRCNEQEALVIVRDISARKYAQIALQRSEARFQRLAANVPGVLYQFRLSLEGKVSFPYISAYSQELFELEPEQVYRNSDLLMNQVHPDDQVELWRSIWHSAATLQPCTWLGRLTTPSGRLIWIQKQSRPERQADGSVLWDGVILNITEGKLNEEALRRSEAQLRQQAIDLENTLQDLKRTQTQLIHSEKMSSLGQLVAGIAHEINNPISFIYGNLCHANDYFADIFDLIHLYQKHYPQPHPEVEEQIAAIDLEFISSDLDKLLNSMQTGAERIQDIVLSLRTFSRLDEAALKRVNIHDGIESTLTILQSRLNQDYQGYKLKVTRNYAELPRIECFAGSLNQVFLQIITNAIDALEVAIQNPQWLVHHPQPTIEIYTEQVDAEQVQIRIIDNGMGIAESEQARMFDPFFTTKPIGQGTGMGLAMSYQIVTQQHHGSLKCRSIPLQGAELVVTLPIRQVEVQSQL; the protein is encoded by the coding sequence ATGCGTATTAACGACCGGGATTACCTCGTTTCTAGTCAAGACGATCGCAGCTATCAACTCTTGCTAGAAGCGATTCCAGATATCATGCTGCGCTTGAATCGAGCAGGAGTTTGTTTAGATTTTCACGTTCCGCAATCGGTAGCGTTTCGGCTATTTAGCGCAGGAGTAGACTGGCGAGGAAAGTTTCTATGGGAAATTTTGCCGCCTCATCTGGCAGCCCAGCGTATGGTTTACGTAGAGCGAGCGATCGTCACGAATGAAGTGCAAGTCTATGAACAAGAACTCGAAGTCGATGGACAGTGGCAGTATGAAGAAGTGCGCGTGACGCGCTGCAATGAGCAGGAAGCTTTAGTGATTGTTCGCGATATTAGCGCTCGTAAGTATGCACAAATCGCACTACAGCGCAGTGAGGCCCGGTTTCAAAGACTTGCCGCGAATGTTCCAGGGGTGCTGTATCAGTTTCGACTATCACTGGAGGGTAAAGTCAGTTTTCCCTACATCAGCGCATACTCACAGGAGTTGTTTGAGCTAGAACCGGAGCAAGTTTATCGCAATTCCGATCTGCTCATGAATCAGGTTCATCCTGATGATCAAGTAGAGCTTTGGAGATCGATTTGGCACTCAGCCGCCACACTTCAGCCTTGTACTTGGTTAGGACGGCTTACTACTCCATCTGGTCGGCTAATTTGGATTCAGAAGCAGTCTAGACCAGAGCGACAGGCGGATGGATCAGTGCTATGGGATGGGGTCATTCTGAATATAACCGAAGGCAAGCTCAACGAAGAAGCACTACGTCGATCGGAAGCACAGCTAAGACAGCAAGCGATCGACCTCGAAAACACACTGCAAGACCTCAAACGCACTCAAACGCAACTTATTCACAGTGAGAAGATGTCTTCGCTGGGTCAGCTTGTGGCAGGCATTGCTCACGAAATTAACAATCCCATTAGCTTTATCTATGGCAATCTGTGTCACGCCAATGATTATTTCGCTGATATTTTTGACTTAATTCATCTCTATCAAAAACATTATCCGCAGCCGCATCCAGAAGTTGAGGAACAGATTGCAGCGATCGACCTTGAGTTTATTTCCAGTGATTTAGATAAGCTGCTGAATTCGATGCAGACGGGTGCAGAACGCATTCAAGACATTGTTTTATCGTTGCGGACGTTTTCCCGGCTTGACGAAGCGGCATTGAAGCGAGTGAATATTCACGATGGCATCGAAAGTACACTGACGATCTTGCAGAGTCGTTTAAATCAGGACTATCAGGGATACAAACTTAAAGTTACAAGAAATTACGCTGAGCTACCCAGAATCGAATGCTTTGCAGGTTCGTTGAACCAGGTGTTTCTGCAAATTATTACGAATGCGATCGATGCGCTAGAAGTGGCAATTCAAAACCCGCAATGGCTAGTGCATCATCCACAGCCAACGATCGAAATTTACACCGAGCAAGTCGATGCCGAGCAAGTCCAGATTCGGATTATTGATAACGGCATGGGGATTGCCGAATCAGAGCAGGCTCGAATGTTCGACCCATTCTTTACCACTAAGCCGATCGGTCAAGGCACAGGAATGGGGTTAGCCATGAGCTATCAGATTGTGACTCAGCAGCATCATGGCAGTTTGAAATGTCGATCAATTCCATTGCAGGGTGCAGAACTTGTGGTCACGCTGCCAATTCGACAGGTTGAGGTGCAATCTCAATTATGA
- a CDS encoding carbohydrate ABC transporter permease has translation MTTVFPESVDRRAPSGGAKIGRKIILPIAVAFTVIFCLAPILWQLLTSVKVNADIAAIPNVYFPTRYTLDHYRELFQRRPFLNYIFNSAIVSFASTILALGVGAPAAYALARLKLQGERWILATILIVTLFPPILLFFGLLEIVRYLNLGNNYLALIIPYTAINLPLTILVMRSFFQQLPKDLEDAARVDGYSTPRMLLEVVLPMTIPALVTTGILTFISAWNEFIFALTFITREDMKTVPVAGAQLGGASPFEIPFGPIAAATVLGTIPLVLLVLFFQRRIVQGLTAGAVKG, from the coding sequence ATGACCACTGTATTTCCAGAATCCGTTGATCGTAGAGCGCCAAGCGGTGGAGCGAAGATTGGTCGCAAAATTATCTTGCCGATCGCGGTCGCGTTCACCGTTATCTTCTGCCTCGCCCCAATTTTGTGGCAGTTGTTGACTTCAGTGAAGGTCAACGCTGATATTGCGGCAATTCCGAACGTCTACTTTCCCACACGCTACACCCTGGATCACTATCGCGAACTGTTCCAGCGTCGCCCGTTTTTGAACTATATCTTCAATAGCGCGATCGTTTCTTTTGCTTCAACGATTTTGGCATTGGGCGTGGGTGCGCCTGCGGCTTATGCGTTGGCACGATTGAAGCTCCAGGGAGAACGTTGGATTCTCGCAACCATTTTGATTGTGACATTGTTTCCACCAATTCTATTGTTCTTTGGATTGTTAGAAATCGTTCGCTATCTCAACCTCGGTAATAACTATCTCGCGCTGATCATTCCTTACACTGCGATCAATTTACCGTTAACCATCTTGGTGATGCGGAGTTTCTTTCAGCAATTACCGAAAGATCTCGAAGATGCGGCCAGAGTTGATGGCTATAGCACTCCTCGAATGCTGCTCGAAGTGGTCTTACCGATGACAATTCCAGCATTGGTTACAACTGGAATTCTCACCTTCATTTCTGCGTGGAACGAATTCATCTTTGCGTTGACGTTTATCACTCGCGAAGACATGAAAACCGTTCCGGTTGCAGGTGCTCAACTCGGTGGTGCTTCCCCGTTTGAAATTCCGTTTGGCCCGATCGCAGCGGCTACGGTTCTCGGTACGATTCCGCTCGTGCTATTGGTGCTGTTCTTCCAGCGCCGCATTGTTCAAGGTCTGACTGCTGGAGCCGTTAAAGGATAA